A window from Opitutia bacterium ISCC 52 encodes these proteins:
- the alaS gene encoding alanine--tRNA ligase — translation MTSSEIRQSFLDFFKSKEHEIVPSAPLLPTAPNLLFTNAGMNPFVPYFLGERTALHTRVADTQKCIRAGGKHNDLEDVGFDTYHQTFFEMLGNWSFGDYFKKEAIEWAWELLTEVWKFPKDRLYATVYQPDEGDPAKFDQEAYDFWKEIFEREGLDPLVHIVMGDKKDNFWMMGETGPCGPCSELHVDLTPEGDTKGALVNKDSPLCIEIWNLVFIQFNATPLRTFVPLSSKHVDTGMGFERVCGIMGTTKNFTDFSEAPSNYNCDLFQEIFDELSSLSGKEYKATLPESAENMSDQESVDVAFRVIADHIRTLSCSIADGILPGNEGRNYVLRRILRRAIMFGNGLGLKTGFFEKLVPTVVDKLGPVYPELVEQKGVIERVIRSEEEAFGKTLDRGLALLDRITQEAGNQISGKAAFTLYDTYGFPLDLTQLIAREKGLTVDSDGFDKAMKEQRKRSQDAQKKSVIEVVSDSDEEATDFVGFNIKNLKNYETTVQRVIKQDGQSLVLLKRTPFYAEMGGQVGDTGLLQAGAKSFRIKDTTRDSHGHILHRIEEDVEFVVDEPVIVSVDRERRLAIQRNHSATHLMHHALREVLGTHVRQAGSLVTPSRLRFDFNHYEAVTSEQLKKIERIVNELIWENGLINWYEVPYDEKPDNVIAQFGEKYGNVVRVVDIGEYSLELCGGTHARATGEIGFFKILSESAIAAGTRRIEAIVGDSSFNFVEEQIGSLHEISTKLACPPNEISKRLENLLKDKAALEKELKKFHQKASANEATDLADSAQDREGLKWVVEQVQVANPNDLRTLAVQISKSIEEGVVVLGGVFGDKVTVLALCSKGAIDAGHKAGDIVKSLTGKLGGSGGGKPDFAMGGAKDAEGLKAALAEI, via the coding sequence ATGACATCTTCAGAAATTCGCCAATCATTCCTGGATTTCTTCAAATCCAAGGAACACGAGATCGTTCCCTCAGCGCCGTTGTTACCGACGGCTCCGAATTTGTTGTTCACGAATGCGGGCATGAACCCCTTCGTACCCTATTTCCTGGGAGAGCGGACAGCCTTGCATACCCGCGTGGCAGATACACAGAAATGTATCCGGGCAGGCGGAAAGCACAATGACCTGGAAGACGTCGGATTCGACACCTACCACCAGACTTTCTTTGAAATGCTCGGCAACTGGTCATTCGGAGATTATTTCAAAAAAGAGGCGATTGAATGGGCTTGGGAATTGCTCACCGAAGTATGGAAGTTCCCCAAGGATCGTCTCTACGCCACCGTTTACCAACCCGACGAAGGAGATCCGGCAAAGTTTGACCAAGAAGCCTACGATTTCTGGAAAGAGATTTTCGAACGCGAGGGTCTTGATCCGCTTGTCCACATTGTCATGGGCGATAAGAAGGATAACTTCTGGATGATGGGTGAGACAGGACCATGCGGTCCTTGTAGTGAACTTCACGTCGACTTGACTCCAGAAGGAGATACGAAGGGTGCCTTAGTAAACAAGGATTCACCGCTCTGCATCGAGATTTGGAACTTGGTATTTATTCAGTTCAATGCAACTCCGCTGAGAACCTTTGTTCCATTGTCCTCGAAGCACGTAGATACTGGGATGGGCTTCGAACGCGTCTGCGGTATCATGGGGACTACCAAAAACTTCACTGATTTCAGCGAAGCGCCCAGCAACTACAATTGCGATCTATTCCAAGAGATATTTGATGAGCTGAGCAGTCTTTCAGGCAAAGAATACAAAGCCACCCTTCCCGAGTCTGCAGAGAATATGTCGGACCAGGAATCGGTTGATGTGGCATTCAGGGTCATCGCAGATCATATTCGAACTTTATCCTGTTCCATTGCAGACGGAATACTGCCCGGCAACGAAGGCAGGAACTATGTGCTTCGCCGCATCCTGCGACGAGCCATCATGTTTGGTAATGGATTGGGACTGAAAACAGGATTCTTCGAAAAACTAGTTCCCACAGTAGTGGATAAACTGGGACCTGTTTACCCTGAGCTCGTTGAACAAAAAGGAGTCATTGAACGCGTCATTCGTTCAGAGGAAGAAGCGTTTGGAAAAACGCTCGATCGCGGACTGGCATTGCTGGATCGAATCACACAAGAAGCCGGAAATCAAATTTCCGGGAAAGCAGCGTTTACACTCTACGACACCTACGGATTCCCCTTGGACCTTACCCAGCTTATTGCTCGTGAAAAAGGCCTAACCGTCGATTCAGATGGCTTCGACAAAGCCATGAAGGAGCAGCGCAAACGATCCCAGGATGCCCAAAAGAAAAGTGTGATCGAAGTGGTCAGCGATTCTGACGAAGAAGCTACTGATTTCGTAGGCTTCAACATCAAGAATCTAAAGAACTACGAGACCACCGTGCAGAGAGTCATCAAACAAGATGGCCAATCATTAGTGCTACTGAAGCGAACCCCTTTTTATGCTGAAATGGGCGGTCAGGTTGGAGATACCGGATTGCTGCAGGCCGGAGCAAAGAGTTTCAGAATCAAAGATACCACGCGTGATTCCCATGGTCATATTCTGCACAGAATAGAAGAGGATGTAGAATTTGTAGTCGACGAACCCGTAATCGTCAGTGTGGATCGAGAACGCCGATTGGCTATTCAACGTAATCACTCGGCTACCCACTTGATGCATCACGCGTTGAGAGAAGTACTGGGAACTCATGTGCGTCAGGCCGGATCATTGGTAACCCCATCGCGACTCCGTTTCGATTTCAATCATTACGAGGCTGTAACTTCAGAACAACTGAAGAAGATCGAACGTATAGTAAACGAGCTGATCTGGGAGAATGGGCTCATCAATTGGTATGAAGTACCTTACGACGAGAAGCCGGACAATGTAATCGCTCAATTTGGCGAGAAGTACGGAAACGTTGTTCGTGTAGTTGATATTGGTGAATACTCACTTGAACTTTGCGGTGGCACCCATGCTCGTGCCACCGGAGAGATAGGCTTTTTCAAAATTCTTTCTGAGTCGGCAATCGCTGCAGGAACTCGACGTATCGAAGCTATTGTCGGAGACAGCTCTTTCAATTTTGTCGAAGAACAAATAGGATCTCTGCATGAGATCTCCACGAAACTAGCCTGCCCTCCGAACGAAATCAGCAAGCGCCTGGAAAACCTGCTTAAGGACAAGGCTGCCCTGGAAAAAGAGCTTAAGAAGTTTCATCAAAAAGCTTCGGCTAACGAAGCAACTGATTTGGCAGATTCTGCCCAGGACCGCGAGGGACTCAAATGGGTGGTCGAACAAGTGCAAGTCGCCAACCCGAATGACCTAAGAACGTTGGCTGTTCAAATCTCCAAGTCTATCGAAGAAGGCGTCGTTGTTCTCGGGGGTGTATTTGGTGATAAGGTAACCGTTCTGGCCCTTTGCTCCAAAGGTGCGATTGACGCCGGACACAAGGCCGGAGACATCGTGAAATCCTTAACTGGAAAACTCGGTGGGTCCGGAGGCGGTAAGCCCGATTTTGCAATGGGCGGCGCAAAGGATGCCGAAGGATTGAAGGCGGCCCTGGCCGAGATCTAG
- the leuB gene encoding 3-isopropylmalate dehydrogenase, with protein MSTLKFAVLPGDGIGPEVMNVALNVLKVVAEKHQFELEFEHADVGGIAIDNHGVALPDSTLEICKNADAILFGSVGGPKWESLPPKEQPERAALLPLRKAFSLFANIRPGLLYPELTEASPLKTDRIPNGIDIVCIRELTGGIYFGQPKSTQELEDGDIEAIDTMVYKKSEIERIADVAIATAQSRGKRLCSVDKANVLETSVLWRKTVSDYVAAKAPELELSHMYVDNAAMQLARDPNQFDVLFTENMFGDILSDEMAVICGSLGMLASASLGAGKNSLDHPFGLFEPAGGTAPDIAGQNLANPCAQVLSAAMMLRYSFGLDAAANEIEAAVESAVKVGTRTGDIAFGGNAASTSDMEAAIIAGL; from the coding sequence ATGAGCACTCTTAAATTTGCTGTTTTACCGGGCGATGGAATCGGACCCGAGGTCATGAACGTAGCCCTCAATGTATTGAAGGTTGTTGCTGAGAAGCACCAGTTCGAGCTGGAATTCGAGCACGCTGATGTGGGCGGAATCGCCATTGATAACCACGGTGTAGCCCTCCCTGATTCAACCCTGGAGATTTGTAAGAATGCAGACGCCATACTGTTTGGCTCTGTTGGAGGCCCAAAGTGGGAATCTCTACCTCCTAAGGAACAACCAGAGCGCGCAGCCTTACTCCCCCTTCGCAAAGCTTTTTCACTCTTTGCCAATATTCGTCCAGGTCTGCTTTATCCTGAACTTACAGAAGCGTCTCCACTCAAGACGGATCGTATTCCCAATGGCATCGATATTGTCTGTATCCGAGAGCTCACTGGAGGCATCTACTTTGGACAACCCAAGAGTACTCAGGAGCTTGAGGACGGAGATATCGAAGCGATCGATACTATGGTTTACAAGAAGTCTGAGATCGAACGCATTGCAGATGTGGCGATTGCAACTGCCCAGTCGCGAGGCAAACGCCTATGCTCAGTAGACAAGGCTAATGTTTTGGAAACCTCTGTTCTGTGGCGCAAGACCGTCAGCGATTACGTCGCTGCAAAGGCCCCTGAGTTGGAGCTTTCACATATGTATGTGGACAACGCAGCCATGCAATTGGCCCGCGACCCTAACCAATTCGACGTCTTGTTCACTGAAAATATGTTTGGTGACATTCTGTCCGACGAAATGGCCGTGATATGCGGCTCACTCGGAATGTTGGCCTCCGCCAGTCTCGGGGCAGGCAAAAATAGTTTAGATCATCCGTTTGGCTTATTCGAACCTGCTGGAGGAACCGCACCCGATATTGCTGGCCAAAACCTGGCAAATCCTTGTGCCCAGGTCCTTAGTGCGGCTATGATGCTACGATACAGCTTTGGACTGGACGCAGCGGCCAATGAGATCGAAGCAGCCGTAGAATCCGCCGTCAAAGTTGGCACTCGCACGGGCGACATCGCTTTCGGAGGAAATGCAGCCTCCACCTCAGATATGGAAGCCGCAATTATTGCAGGATTATAA
- a CDS encoding MBL fold metallo-hydrolase, with amino-acid sequence MKFFSQALGMAGTNFYLFLDEESNKAVLFDAPEQTWELLEQAKQEMPFELEALYLTHGHWDHMWDASKFSDAGVPVYGHSDDKELFENAEAQRAFLAGGNKDLSSVKIDHWIEVGQPLTILENQVEVRHVPGHCPGNVLFYLEAMKLAVVGDAIFAGSIGRTDLPGGSMEVLEQSIRTQIYTLPDETQLLSGHGPATTVGQEKATNPYVPDVV; translated from the coding sequence ATGAAGTTTTTCTCCCAAGCACTTGGTATGGCAGGCACCAATTTCTATCTCTTTCTCGATGAAGAGTCGAACAAAGCCGTGCTCTTTGATGCCCCTGAGCAAACCTGGGAATTGTTGGAGCAAGCGAAGCAAGAAATGCCATTTGAGCTGGAGGCGTTATACCTCACGCATGGTCACTGGGATCATATGTGGGATGCTTCGAAATTCTCTGATGCAGGTGTGCCGGTATACGGGCATAGTGATGATAAAGAGCTATTTGAAAATGCCGAGGCCCAGCGAGCATTCCTGGCGGGTGGAAACAAGGACCTGAGCTCGGTAAAGATCGACCATTGGATCGAGGTGGGACAACCGCTCACGATTTTGGAGAACCAGGTGGAAGTGCGCCATGTGCCGGGTCACTGTCCTGGTAATGTGTTGTTTTACCTCGAGGCAATGAAGCTCGCCGTGGTTGGAGATGCTATTTTTGCGGGCAGTATTGGTCGCACGGATTTGCCAGGTGGTAGTATGGAGGTACTCGAACAATCCATACGGACTCAAATATACACCTTGCCAGACGAAACCCAGCTCCTCTCCGGACATGGTCCTGCAACGACGGTCGGTCAGGAAAAGGCAACGAATCCTTACGTACCTGACGTGGTATGA
- the ribD gene encoding bifunctional diaminohydroxyphosphoribosylaminopyrimidine deaminase/5-amino-6-(5-phosphoribosylamino)uracil reductase RibD — protein MTNEGYMQMALDEAKKGWGLTGTNPMVGAIIVEGGQVVSLGYHARFGGPHSEIEVLNHLGRNPSADAVMYVTLEPCCSTGKTGPCTQAIIDSGLRKVVIGSIDPDPRHQGRGIALLNDAGVETEVGVLEGPCEDLNLIFNFSAKEEQPLLAAKTAITLDGKVSTRSGSSQWITGEEARGDVMRWRRYFPAIAVGSGTALADNPSLTSRLEDSVTCGIRFIFDRRLRTLEQLDTLKIYNDAFNSKTILVCGDETDVPKALESKGIRVWKLPLKSEAFWRGFREKCREESIHGIYFEGGPGLLSELLGNQELNYLFAYRAPKFLADSDAPAFVGGQSVDQMSDAYSLEKVQHGTFGDDQLTRGFINYS, from the coding sequence ATGACGAACGAAGGCTACATGCAGATGGCCTTGGATGAGGCGAAGAAAGGATGGGGGCTCACTGGGACCAATCCTATGGTAGGGGCGATCATTGTAGAAGGTGGGCAGGTTGTGAGTCTAGGCTATCACGCACGCTTTGGCGGCCCGCATTCTGAAATTGAAGTGTTGAATCATCTGGGGCGTAACCCGTCTGCCGATGCGGTCATGTATGTGACTCTGGAACCGTGTTGCAGTACGGGTAAGACCGGTCCTTGTACACAAGCGATTATTGATAGCGGCCTTAGAAAGGTTGTTATAGGATCGATTGATCCAGATCCCAGGCATCAAGGACGGGGTATAGCCTTGCTCAATGATGCAGGTGTTGAAACCGAGGTCGGTGTATTGGAGGGTCCTTGCGAGGATTTGAATCTTATTTTCAATTTTAGTGCCAAGGAAGAACAGCCACTGTTGGCTGCTAAGACCGCTATCACTTTGGATGGGAAAGTATCTACGCGTAGTGGTAGTTCTCAGTGGATAACAGGCGAGGAGGCACGAGGGGATGTTATGCGATGGCGCAGGTACTTTCCGGCTATTGCTGTCGGATCTGGGACTGCGTTAGCCGATAATCCAAGTTTGACTAGCCGGTTGGAAGATTCAGTTACGTGTGGAATTCGGTTTATTTTTGACCGTCGTCTTAGGACCCTTGAGCAGCTCGACACGCTTAAGATTTATAATGATGCCTTTAACTCGAAGACGATTCTTGTTTGCGGCGATGAGACTGATGTTCCGAAGGCCCTTGAATCTAAAGGGATCCGGGTGTGGAAACTTCCACTGAAAAGCGAAGCCTTTTGGAGAGGATTTAGAGAAAAATGCCGTGAGGAATCCATCCACGGAATCTATTTTGAAGGAGGCCCAGGTTTGTTGAGTGAATTGCTCGGAAATCAAGAGCTGAACTACTTGTTTGCCTACCGAGCGCCCAAGTTCTTGGCTGACTCGGATGCACCTGCATTTGTGGGAGGACAATCGGTGGATCAAATGTCCGATGCCTATTCTCTGGAAAAGGTTCAGCATGGAACCTTCGGTGACGACCAACTAACTCGAGGATTTATCAACTATTCTTAA
- the rdgB gene encoding RdgB/HAM1 family non-canonical purine NTP pyrophosphatase: MSTLYLATNNDHKVRELSAMFEREELPIEVKSAAAIGGMPEVEETESTFVGNATLKVMALADRLSEGEYALADDSGIEVDALDGAPGIYSARFAGEDASDSANLDKLIMLISGVPEENRGAQFACSLVLVDHQGTRTQFSDICRGHLIPESVGDNGFGYDPAFIPEGYDSTFGELDWTVKSRISHRAKALQQLVSWMRENLPS; the protein is encoded by the coding sequence ATGAGTACGCTCTATTTAGCCACTAATAATGACCACAAAGTTAGGGAACTGTCTGCCATGTTTGAGCGGGAGGAGTTACCCATAGAAGTAAAAAGCGCGGCCGCTATAGGTGGTATGCCTGAAGTTGAAGAAACTGAATCCACCTTTGTCGGAAATGCTACTTTGAAAGTCATGGCTCTAGCTGACCGATTGAGTGAGGGAGAATATGCGTTGGCTGATGATAGTGGAATTGAAGTGGATGCTCTGGATGGCGCACCTGGAATTTATTCAGCCCGTTTTGCGGGCGAGGATGCCAGTGATTCTGCAAACTTGGATAAGTTGATTATGCTCATTTCAGGTGTTCCTGAAGAGAATCGTGGCGCGCAATTTGCCTGCAGTTTAGTGCTGGTAGATCATCAGGGCACTCGCACCCAGTTTTCAGATATTTGCCGTGGGCATCTGATTCCGGAGTCTGTTGGCGATAATGGCTTTGGATACGATCCTGCTTTTATTCCAGAAGGATATGACAGCACGTTTGGAGAGTTAGATTGGACCGTTAAATCCAGAATCAGTCACAGGGCCAAGGCCCTACAGCAACTCGTCAGTTGGATGAGAGAAAACCTGCCGAGTTAA
- the ispH gene encoding 4-hydroxy-3-methylbut-2-enyl diphosphate reductase, with the protein MKVIRSQSAGFCWGVERAIDIAAKFANDGRHPVYTDGPLIHNKQMMDRLTQKGIREVGDYQSKSTVEVSHEEKDEPIMVVRAHGISPDRRKYLKNLDMEFRDATCPDVGIIAGKIRLHAKKGYSTVIFGDPQHPEVIGLMGYTEGKGHVIQTKEDIDNLPKFGPVCLVSQSTMFTHEFEELSQHLKINNPEAVIMDTICGATKERQTGVVELAAEGAEAIVVIGGKHSANTRKLALLARQQKLPTYHIETWDDLDLDEIINFEKVGVTAGASTPDFIINDVCKKLEAI; encoded by the coding sequence ATGAAAGTCATCCGATCTCAGAGCGCCGGTTTTTGCTGGGGCGTAGAAAGAGCCATTGACATAGCCGCAAAGTTTGCAAACGACGGCCGCCATCCCGTTTACACAGACGGTCCGCTCATTCATAACAAGCAAATGATGGATCGCCTGACTCAGAAAGGCATTCGTGAAGTAGGCGACTACCAGAGCAAATCGACAGTCGAAGTTTCGCACGAAGAAAAAGACGAACCCATCATGGTCGTTCGTGCCCATGGAATTTCCCCAGATCGTCGAAAGTACCTCAAGAATCTTGATATGGAATTCCGCGATGCGACTTGCCCGGATGTGGGCATCATCGCTGGCAAAATCAGACTCCATGCCAAAAAGGGCTATTCAACCGTCATCTTTGGCGATCCTCAACACCCAGAGGTTATTGGTTTGATGGGGTATACAGAGGGGAAAGGTCATGTGATACAGACCAAAGAAGACATCGACAATCTACCGAAGTTTGGCCCTGTCTGCCTGGTTTCTCAATCGACCATGTTCACCCATGAGTTCGAGGAGCTATCTCAGCATCTAAAAATAAATAACCCGGAAGCTGTCATCATGGACACCATTTGCGGAGCCACCAAAGAACGCCAAACAGGTGTTGTCGAACTAGCAGCCGAAGGAGCTGAGGCCATAGTGGTGATAGGAGGCAAACATTCAGCAAATACACGGAAATTGGCCTTACTTGCTCGTCAGCAGAAGTTGCCTACTTACCACATCGAAACCTGGGATGACCTGGACCTTGACGAGATAATTAACTTTGAGAAAGTTGGTGTAACGGCAGGAGCGTCCACTCCCGATTTCATTATCAATGATGTCTGCAAGAAGCTGGAAGCCATTTAA
- a CDS encoding type II secretion system GspH family protein: MKKRDVKGFTLVEVIMGLLVFSILATSASVAFVQTQKLAHSNVMHNTARTVLQGYVEQIKGVQYHKLIEVLENPETHPIPTKSISSLTEGDEIQIDDVLSLNVENHKNILLDIIDNGNGEFESHTMDLFVTPTATNIINSAGIEVIEFTLNYRYESLFKGMGATHDGSVRFIKTSVSEF, from the coding sequence ATGAAGAAAAGGGATGTTAAGGGATTTACGTTAGTGGAAGTGATAATGGGATTACTGGTATTCTCCATTCTAGCTACATCAGCTTCAGTCGCTTTCGTGCAAACGCAAAAGCTGGCACACTCAAATGTGATGCACAATACTGCTCGAACGGTGCTTCAAGGATACGTGGAGCAGATAAAGGGCGTACAATACCATAAGCTGATAGAAGTTCTGGAGAACCCGGAGACTCACCCGATTCCCACAAAAAGTATATCTTCTTTAACAGAGGGTGACGAAATCCAGATTGATGATGTCCTAAGTCTAAATGTGGAGAACCATAAGAACATCCTGCTCGATATCATCGACAACGGTAACGGGGAATTTGAATCCCATACCATGGATTTATTCGTCACACCAACTGCTACCAATATTATCAACTCCGCTGGCATCGAGGTCATAGAGTTCACTTTAAACTATCGTTACGAATCACTCTTCAAAGGCATGGGAGCTACTCACGATGGATCAGTCCGATTTATTAAAACCTCTGTTTCGGAATTTTAG
- a CDS encoding energy transducer TonB yields the protein MKKRFSPIGLFIFLSSFGVQLSAEDLEGFWKYSEESIQEITDFTLESRRSGKSSGDSSAAEISDAYRNHIRQFSITGDNRIHIQLIQFKRNDDPYPKYFRSFRFDYEAKDNQFSIKSGEKEIFSGHIEDNVLHIQDSSSGSVLKMVPLTASEVPTISEGNFSQPKLDRQPKPKKMATPEYPPNLERQGIGGVVQLSFYVNVDGSTSEIRVLSSPHPGLERAAIDAILESTFHPGRANRKAVRTHVKLPITFR from the coding sequence ATGAAAAAGCGCTTCTCCCCTATTGGGTTGTTTATTTTCCTGTCGAGCTTCGGCGTTCAATTGAGCGCGGAAGACCTCGAAGGCTTTTGGAAATATTCAGAAGAATCCATTCAGGAGATCACTGATTTCACACTCGAGTCTAGACGAAGCGGAAAATCCTCAGGAGACAGCTCGGCAGCTGAAATCAGTGACGCCTATCGAAATCACATACGTCAATTTTCAATCACTGGGGACAACCGGATACACATCCAGCTCATCCAATTCAAACGCAACGACGATCCTTATCCCAAATATTTTCGCAGCTTTCGCTTCGACTACGAAGCAAAGGACAACCAATTCTCTATTAAGAGTGGCGAGAAGGAGATCTTTTCCGGACATATCGAGGACAATGTTTTACACATCCAAGATTCCTCTTCTGGTTCAGTCCTCAAAATGGTTCCCCTCACGGCTAGCGAGGTACCAACCATAAGCGAAGGCAACTTCAGTCAGCCCAAACTAGATCGCCAACCCAAACCTAAAAAAATGGCGACCCCAGAGTATCCACCCAATCTTGAACGACAAGGAATCGGAGGTGTCGTCCAGCTTTCATTTTATGTGAATGTAGACGGAAGCACTTCTGAAATAAGAGTCCTCAGTTCCCCACACCCAGGGCTGGAACGGGCAGCGATCGACGCGATTCTCGAAAGCACATTTCACCCAGGACGAGCCAACCGGAAAGCAGTCCGCACGCACGTCAAATTGCCTATTACTTTCAGGTAG
- a CDS encoding molybdopterin-dependent oxidoreductase, with protein MKKDLYDYELIPDVDMPAEFVQRIKDYDELDDSSVDTNMARRQFLKLSGIAGGGLVLAFAMGGTPRAEAAHHGSKKGAAALNAYVQIKPDGTVVIAAKNPEVGQGVKTFLPMIIAEELEVPWESVSVIQSDIDEKRYGRQSAGGSQSTPRNWTPMREAGATARTMLVNAAAEKWGVNASQCRADQGQVINKSNGKTLGYGELASAAAKQAIPDPKSLSFKDRKDFKLLGKFVGGVDNHALVTGQPLFGIDTQLPGMLNAVSVKCPSIYGKVKRANLDEVKNLPGVVDAFVIEGNSVDGELKPGVAIVAKTTYQAFLAEKALQVSWDKSEASNESWGDFKEMAKEVTSKPGPASEETGNMAQAIADADQVVDSYYTYPFLSHSNLEPQNCAAWFRNGKMEIYAPTQTPQAIAGPVSKILGLKQEDVVIKQLRGGGGFGRRLINDWVCEAAAIAHKVDAPIKMTWNRETDMAHDFFRVGGFHNLKGTLDKQGRLTGLQDRTIVFTNKDNGRPVRGGGIRGGNIQAPEIPNVRMETHQVPLTIPCGWWRAPTSCSVAWVFQSFIHEMAEAAERDHLEFLLEQFGQPRHLGKKTARDFNTERAINVTKHVAEKANWGRKLKKGQGQGLSFYNSHLGYFAEVAEVTVDSSNRVKVDRVVASCDVGMLLNKSGGENQVEGSIVDAISTLAGQEITFEEGAVRESNFDDYPLLRMPSQPQIDIHWLTTDYAPTGLGEPAFPPAVAAVTNAIYNATGKRIHTMPISKEGFQIV; from the coding sequence ATTGGACGATAGCTCTGTAGATACCAACATGGCCCGGCGCCAATTCTTGAAGTTATCAGGGATAGCAGGAGGTGGTTTGGTCTTAGCCTTTGCGATGGGTGGAACACCGCGGGCAGAAGCGGCTCATCACGGCAGTAAGAAAGGTGCCGCAGCACTCAATGCATATGTGCAAATCAAACCCGACGGTACCGTCGTCATTGCGGCTAAGAATCCAGAAGTTGGGCAAGGGGTAAAAACCTTCCTACCCATGATCATCGCGGAGGAGCTCGAAGTACCTTGGGAATCCGTTTCTGTTATCCAATCAGATATTGATGAAAAACGTTACGGTCGCCAATCCGCAGGTGGATCACAATCCACCCCTCGCAACTGGACACCAATGCGTGAAGCAGGAGCAACCGCGAGAACGATGCTCGTAAATGCCGCCGCTGAAAAATGGGGAGTAAATGCCTCGCAATGTAGAGCCGATCAAGGACAGGTCATCAATAAGTCGAACGGAAAAACACTCGGCTACGGAGAATTGGCCAGTGCTGCAGCAAAGCAAGCCATTCCAGACCCTAAAAGCTTAAGCTTTAAAGATCGCAAAGACTTTAAACTACTTGGCAAATTTGTAGGCGGCGTGGACAATCACGCTCTGGTTACCGGTCAACCACTCTTCGGTATCGATACTCAGCTTCCTGGTATGCTGAACGCCGTTTCCGTGAAGTGCCCTAGCATTTATGGCAAAGTCAAACGCGCCAATCTGGATGAAGTGAAGAACCTGCCAGGTGTGGTAGATGCTTTCGTCATTGAAGGCAATAGCGTCGACGGTGAGCTAAAGCCTGGTGTGGCGATTGTTGCCAAAACCACCTATCAAGCGTTTCTGGCAGAAAAAGCGTTACAGGTTTCCTGGGACAAAAGCGAAGCCTCCAATGAGTCATGGGGAGACTTTAAGGAAATGGCCAAGGAAGTAACTTCCAAGCCAGGTCCAGCCTCTGAGGAAACAGGCAACATGGCCCAAGCCATCGCCGATGCAGATCAGGTAGTCGATAGCTACTACACTTATCCATTTCTGTCACACTCCAATCTAGAACCACAAAACTGTGCTGCCTGGTTCCGGAATGGGAAAATGGAGATTTATGCGCCCACGCAAACACCTCAAGCTATTGCCGGTCCGGTTTCCAAAATCCTAGGTCTTAAGCAAGAAGACGTAGTCATCAAACAACTCCGCGGAGGAGGTGGATTTGGCCGACGACTGATCAACGACTGGGTGTGTGAAGCAGCAGCAATTGCTCACAAGGTGGATGCGCCGATCAAGATGACCTGGAACCGGGAAACCGACATGGCCCATGACTTCTTCAGGGTCGGAGGATTCCACAACCTCAAAGGCACTCTGGACAAACAAGGCCGGCTGACGGGATTACAAGATCGAACCATTGTATTTACAAACAAAGACAATGGTCGTCCCGTACGCGGGGGCGGCATTCGAGGTGGCAACATACAAGCACCCGAGATTCCAAACGTACGCATGGAAACGCATCAAGTTCCACTCACTATTCCATGTGGTTGGTGGAGAGCACCCACGTCTTGTTCCGTAGCTTGGGTATTCCAAAGTTTTATCCACGAAATGGCTGAAGCCGCTGAACGGGACCACCTGGAATTCCTTCTGGAGCAATTCGGACAACCAAGACACCTAGGCAAAAAGACTGCTCGTGACTTCAACACCGAGCGCGCGATCAATGTCACCAAGCACGTCGCTGAGAAAGCGAACTGGGGACGTAAGCTGAAAAAGGGCCAAGGCCAGGGCTTGTCATTTTACAATAGCCACCTCGGCTATTTTGCCGAAGTAGCGGAAGTGACGGTCGATAGTTCCAACCGAGTAAAAGTAGATCGCGTAGTAGCCTCCTGCGATGTGGGCATGCTGCTTAATAAAAGCGGTGGCGAAAACCAGGTGGAAGGATCCATCGTGGATGCGATTTCAACCTTGGCCGGTCAGGAAATCACTTTCGAAGAAGGTGCCGTTCGCGAATCGAATTTCGACGACTATCCACTCTTGAGAATGCCTTCACAACCGCAGATCGACATTCATTGGTTAACCACGGACTACGCACCCACCGGACTCGGCGAGCCCGCCTTCCCTCCGGCGGTAGCCGCAGTCACCAACGCCATCTACAATGCGACCGGGAAACGTATCCACACCATGCCGATCTCGAAAGAAGGATTTCAAATCGTGTAA